From a single Lolium rigidum isolate FL_2022 chromosome 7, APGP_CSIRO_Lrig_0.1, whole genome shotgun sequence genomic region:
- the LOC124670443 gene encoding ERI1 exoribonuclease 2-like, translating to MSSAAAPWAQAPHLLQEFEFFLVLDFEATCEKDKRIYPQEIIEFPSVLVDGATGRIQSAFRRYVRPKYHPVLTPFCRDLTGIRQEDVDGGVDLGEALLLHDRWLQAATAGARKGGSLAVVTWGDWDCRTMLESECVEKKIAKPAYFDRWVNLRVPFQAVIGGGGRATLQEAVRAAGLQWEGRLHCGLDDARNTAALLVEIMRRGAKIAITGSLAPLPIQHKEEEQQQPHTSLCSGAAGACYCGVASRGGVVAMPGPMQGRCYWGCGNWTPTMGAVCPYFLWSY from the coding sequence ATgtcgagcgcggcggcgccgtggGCTCAGGCGCCTCACCTGCTGCAAGAGTTCGAGTTCTTCCTGGTCTTGGATTTCGAGGCGACCTGCGAGAAGGACAAACGCATCTACCCGCAAGAGATCATTGAGTTCCCCTCCGTGCTCGTCGACGGCGCCACCGGCCGCATCCAGTCCGCCTTCCGCAGGTACGTCCGCCCTAAGTACCATCCCGTGCTGACCCCGTTTTGCAGGGACCTCACAGGGATCCGGCAGGAGGACGTCGATGGAGGGGTGGATCTCGGGGAGGCGCTCCTGCTGCACGACCGCTGGctgcaggcggcgacggcgggggccAGGAAAGGCGGCAGCTTGGCCGTGGTGACGTGGGGAGATTGGGACTGCCGCACGATGCTCGAATCAGAGTGCGTGGAAAAAAAAATCGCCAAGCCGGCCTACTTCGATCGCTGGGTCAATCTCAGGGTTCCCTTCCAGGCGGTGATCGGGGGCGGAGGGCGGGCAACTCTGCAGGAGGCCGTCCGGGCCGCGGGGTTACAGTGGGAGGGCCGCCTGCACTGCGGGCTCGATGACGCGCGCAACACCGCGGCTCTCCTTGTGGAGATCATGCGGAGGGGCGCCAAGATCGCGATTACTGGCTCCTTGGCGCCGCTGCCGATCCAGcacaaggaggaggagcagcagcagcctcACACAAGTCTGTGCAGTGGCGCCGCCGGGGCGTGCTACTGCGGAGTGGCCAGCAGAGGGGGCGTTGTAGCAATGCCAGGGCCCATGCAGGGTAGGTGCTACTGGGGGTGCGGCAACTGGACGCCCACCATGGGAGCCGTCTGCCCCTACTTCCTCTGGAGCTATTGA